In a single window of the Acinetobacter tibetensis genome:
- the tgt gene encoding tRNA guanosine(34) transglycosylase Tgt, which yields MKFEKLAQSGRARRGRLTLEHGVVETPVFMPVGTYGTVKGMLPRDIEDIQAQIILGNTFHLYLRPGLDVIEAHGGLHKFMKWDKPILTDSGGFQVFSLGAMRKIKEEGVTFRSPIDGSKVFLSPEVSMEIQKTLNSDIVMIFDECTPYPATHEEAQKSLQLSLRWAKRCKTHHHDELNNSNALFGIIQGGMYEDLREESLTGLLDIGFDGYAIGGLSVGEPKEEMIKVLDYLPNKMPADKPRYLMGVGKPEDIVEGIRRGVDMFDCVMPTRNARNGHYFVTDGLVRIRNSKYRHDQQPLDPHCDCYTCTNFTRAYLFHLEKCGEMLGSMLGTIHNLRYYQRFTQDIRNALDNGTFDAFVEDFYQRRGLEVPPCPQD from the coding sequence ATGAAGTTTGAAAAACTTGCGCAATCAGGGCGTGCCCGCCGTGGTCGCTTAACGCTTGAACATGGTGTTGTTGAAACACCTGTATTTATGCCTGTTGGTACTTATGGCACAGTTAAAGGTATGTTGCCACGTGATATTGAAGACATTCAAGCACAAATTATTTTAGGTAATACTTTTCACCTGTACTTACGTCCAGGCTTAGATGTCATTGAAGCACATGGTGGCTTACACAAGTTCATGAAATGGGACAAACCCATATTAACCGACTCAGGTGGCTTCCAAGTCTTTAGTCTTGGTGCAATGCGTAAAATCAAAGAAGAAGGTGTGACTTTTCGCTCTCCGATTGATGGTTCTAAAGTTTTCTTGTCTCCTGAAGTTTCGATGGAAATTCAAAAAACTTTAAATTCTGACATTGTCATGATTTTTGATGAATGCACCCCTTATCCTGCGACGCATGAAGAAGCGCAAAAGTCATTGCAGCTTTCATTGCGTTGGGCAAAACGTTGTAAAACCCATCACCACGATGAATTAAATAATAGCAATGCTTTATTTGGCATTATTCAAGGGGGGATGTATGAAGACCTTCGTGAAGAATCATTAACAGGTTTACTCGACATTGGTTTTGATGGTTATGCCATTGGTGGTCTTTCTGTCGGCGAACCGAAAGAAGAAATGATCAAGGTTTTGGATTATCTTCCAAACAAAATGCCTGCGGATAAACCTCGTTATTTAATGGGCGTGGGTAAGCCAGAAGACATTGTTGAAGGTATTCGTCGTGGCGTAGATATGTTTGACTGCGTAATGCCAACCCGAAATGCACGAAATGGTCATTACTTTGTGACGGATGGTTTAGTCCGTATCCGGAACAGTAAATACCGTCATGACCAACAACCGCTTGACCCACACTGTGATTGCTACACCTGTACCAACTTTACCCGCGCGTATTTATTCCATTTAGAAAAATGCGGCGAAATGTTGGGATCAATGTTGGGGACTATCCACAACTTACGTTACTACCAGCGCTTCACCCAAGACATTCGTAATGCACTCGATAACGGGACGTTTGATGCTTTTGTTGAAGACTTTTATCAACGTCGTGGTTTAGAAGTACCTCCTTGTCCGCAAGATTAA
- the yajC gene encoding preprotein translocase subunit YajC, with protein sequence MSLFISTAHAAGEAAQQPSLVTNLLMIAVFVAIFYFLIWRPQSKRAKEHRSLVESLGVGSEVVFAGGLMGKITKIEGDFAVVELNRGVEVKIQRASVISVLPEGTLNNL encoded by the coding sequence ATGAGCCTTTTTATTTCTACTGCTCACGCAGCAGGTGAAGCTGCACAGCAACCAAGCCTCGTAACGAACTTACTTATGATTGCGGTTTTTGTCGCAATTTTCTATTTCTTGATTTGGCGTCCGCAATCTAAGCGTGCTAAAGAACACCGTTCTTTAGTCGAAAGCTTAGGTGTTGGAAGTGAAGTTGTTTTTGCTGGTGGTTTGATGGGTAAAATTACTAAAATTGAAGGTGATTTTGCAGTGGTTGAATTAAACCGAGGTGTAGAAGTAAAAATTCAACGCGCAAGTGTGATTTCAGTTCTTCCTGAAGGCACATTAAATAACCTTTAA
- the secD gene encoding protein translocase subunit SecD, which translates to MRYPAWKYLLILVVLVVSTLYALPSLYPDEPAVQISGAKAGTQIDQSIIQKAELILKSENIATHDNSFTNNAALLRLDSSEAQLKAKDALRRGLGDNYVVALNLAPTTPEWLQKIGAKPMKLGLDLRGGVHFLLEVDMDKAISQRMETSATDLRRQLRDNKLKFNSLSLNNNTITLQFANNTDRDAVMDFLRSNNTEFTQQAVASDTGSSLRLTYTDARKQEIQSYAVNQNLTTLRNRINELGVAEALVQTQGSNRIVVELPGVQDTAEAKRVLGRTANLEFRLVSDQNDQYIDPYTGKYNDQPLPPGTEVFAYQSLDSGRELLLNRNRILTGERVQNASSGFSQDTGGAEVNITLDSAGGKLMADATRNSVGKRMAVLFIENKQKISYVADPKTGAQTEVRTPYTESVVINAATIQAVLGSQFRITGLDSPQEASELALMLRAGALAAPMYFVEERVVGPSLGQENIDKGVLSTQIGFLLVAIWMVVFFRLFGLIANFALVFNLAMILTVMSWIGASLTLPGIAGIVITIGMAVDANVLICERIREEIKWGASPKQAIIAGYDRAYNTILDSNLTTFLVAFILFAIGTGPIKGFAVTLMIGIICSMFTAITVTRAIVQLIYGKKRDLKKLSI; encoded by the coding sequence ATGCGTTACCCAGCATGGAAATATCTACTGATTCTCGTGGTTCTCGTGGTCAGTACATTATATGCCCTGCCAAGTTTGTATCCTGATGAACCTGCTGTTCAAATTTCAGGTGCCAAAGCTGGTACTCAAATTGACCAAAGCATCATACAAAAAGCAGAGCTAATTTTAAAAAGCGAAAATATTGCAACGCATGACAATAGCTTTACCAATAACGCTGCATTGCTCCGTCTAGATTCATCTGAAGCCCAGTTAAAAGCCAAAGATGCATTACGCCGTGGTCTTGGAGATAACTACGTTGTTGCACTGAACCTTGCACCAACCACACCAGAATGGTTGCAAAAAATTGGTGCGAAACCAATGAAGCTTGGTTTGGACTTGCGTGGTGGTGTTCACTTCTTACTTGAAGTGGATATGGACAAAGCCATCAGCCAACGCATGGAAACCTCTGCAACCGATTTACGTCGCCAATTGCGTGACAATAAATTGAAATTCAATAGTCTTTCATTGAATAACAATACCATTACTTTGCAATTTGCGAACAATACTGATCGTGATGCAGTCATGGATTTCTTGCGCAGCAATAATACTGAATTTACTCAGCAAGCCGTTGCTTCAGATACAGGCTCTAGCTTGCGTTTGACCTATACCGATGCGCGTAAGCAAGAAATTCAATCTTATGCGGTCAACCAAAACTTAACCACCCTGCGTAACCGTATTAATGAGTTAGGGGTTGCAGAAGCACTGGTACAAACCCAAGGTAGCAACCGTATTGTGGTTGAACTCCCAGGTGTACAAGATACAGCCGAAGCAAAACGTGTTTTGGGCCGTACTGCGAACTTAGAGTTCCGTCTGGTTTCAGACCAGAATGATCAATATATTGATCCATATACGGGTAAATATAATGATCAACCACTCCCTCCAGGTACAGAAGTATTTGCTTATCAGTCACTTGATAGTGGTCGTGAGTTATTACTTAATCGTAATCGTATTCTGACAGGTGAACGTGTTCAAAACGCCTCTTCTGGCTTTAGTCAGGACACTGGCGGTGCAGAAGTTAATATTACCCTCGACAGCGCGGGTGGTAAGCTCATGGCAGACGCTACGCGTAATTCTGTGGGCAAACGTATGGCGGTGTTGTTTATTGAAAATAAACAAAAGATCAGCTATGTCGCAGACCCGAAAACTGGGGCTCAAACGGAAGTCCGTACACCCTATACAGAATCTGTGGTCATTAATGCGGCGACCATTCAAGCCGTGTTGGGTTCTCAGTTCCGTATCACGGGCCTAGATTCACCACAAGAAGCGTCTGAACTTGCCCTCATGTTACGTGCGGGTGCATTAGCAGCGCCAATGTACTTTGTTGAAGAACGCGTGGTTGGTCCTAGCCTTGGTCAAGAAAACATTGATAAAGGCGTGTTATCCACCCAAATTGGCTTCTTACTCGTGGCGATCTGGATGGTGGTGTTCTTCCGCCTGTTCGGCTTAATCGCGAATTTTGCCCTAGTATTCAACTTAGCCATGATTTTAACCGTCATGTCTTGGATTGGAGCTTCCCTGACCTTGCCGGGTATTGCGGGTATCGTAATCACCATTGGTATGGCAGTCGATGCCAACGTTCTGATCTGTGAGCGAATACGAGAGGAAATCAAATGGGGAGCTTCTCCAAAGCAAGCCATTATTGCGGGTTATGACCGAGCCTATAACACCATTTTGGACTCGAACTTGACCACCTTCTTGGTTGCTTTCATTCTCTTTGCTATCGGTACAGGCCCAATTAAAGGCTTCGCTGTGACCTTGATGATCGGTATTATCTGCTCGATGTTTACTGCCATTACAGTGACTCGTGCAATTGTCCAGCTCATTTATGGCAAAAAACGCGACTTGAAAAAGTTGAGCATTTAA
- a CDS encoding sensor domain-containing diguanylate cyclase, whose translation MSELKEWEFYKTLLETTNAIPWQINWDTKEFSYIGPQIESLLGWPQDSWKSAQDWIDRMHPDDRDKTVGMCIQLSDDGTDHEADYRALTQDGGYVWIRDVVHVIRENDKTIAIIGFMFDISERKSMELELEELNKKNQALLLQDPLTQVANRKALNERIEFEFKRAERNKRPLSILFIDIDHFKKYNDDFGHLQGDQCLIAVAQLLKNQFSRAYDFVARFGGEEFVVILPETTLEDAVLSAERFRKAVAHLAIPSLTASQHANITVSIGVNTHGSGQNYLNVSSFLQSADQLLYQAKAEGRNQVRFLS comes from the coding sequence ATGAGTGAATTAAAAGAATGGGAATTTTATAAAACATTGCTAGAAACGACCAATGCGATTCCTTGGCAAATTAATTGGGATACCAAAGAGTTTAGTTATATTGGACCGCAAATTGAAAGCCTATTGGGGTGGCCACAAGACAGTTGGAAATCTGCACAAGACTGGATTGACCGCATGCATCCAGATGACCGAGATAAGACGGTCGGTATGTGTATTCAACTCTCTGATGATGGTACCGATCATGAGGCAGATTATCGTGCGTTAACCCAAGATGGCGGATACGTCTGGATCCGTGATGTTGTGCATGTGATTCGTGAAAATGATAAAACCATTGCCATTATTGGCTTCATGTTTGATATTTCAGAACGCAAAAGTATGGAATTGGAACTTGAGGAGTTGAATAAAAAGAACCAAGCGTTATTACTGCAAGATCCATTGACGCAGGTGGCAAATCGCAAAGCCTTGAATGAACGGATTGAGTTTGAGTTTAAGCGAGCAGAGCGCAATAAACGACCATTGTCGATACTGTTTATTGATATTGATCATTTTAAAAAATACAACGATGATTTTGGGCATTTGCAAGGCGATCAGTGTTTGATTGCAGTCGCACAGTTATTAAAAAATCAGTTTAGTCGAGCCTACGATTTTGTGGCGCGCTTTGGTGGGGAAGAGTTTGTGGTGATTTTGCCTGAAACCACACTTGAAGATGCAGTTTTATCGGCTGAACGCTTCCGTAAGGCAGTGGCTCATTTGGCCATACCGAGCCTGACGGCAAGTCAGCATGCGAATATCACGGTCAGCATTGGGGTAAATACGCATGGCTCAGGGCAAAACTATTTAAATGTGTCTAGCTTTTTACAGTCGGCAGATCAATTGCTGTATCAGGCAAAAGCCGAAGGGCGGAATCAGGTTCGTTTTCTGTCTTAA